In Citrus sinensis cultivar Valencia sweet orange chromosome 2, DVS_A1.0, whole genome shotgun sequence, a single genomic region encodes these proteins:
- the LOC127900290 gene encoding uncharacterized mitochondrial protein AtMg00810-like, with protein sequence MTTRSKAVVFKPKTYLTVAQELEPSYVKAALTDPKWQHAMQEEFDALQKNKTWVLIPPETAEKIGGNKWVFRIKYNPDGSISKYKARLVAKGFHQTQGEIIVVLIYVDDILITGSNSHLVEKVIHQLGAEFALKDLGEFNYFLGLEVTSTVDGLHLSQTKYIGDLLKKAQMVNCKGCPTPMSSTEKLVKDKGAVFENPSLYRSMVGSLQYVTLTRPEIAFIVNKLNQYLSNPSVFHWQVCKRVLRYLQYTTYYGLQFYSSGSLKLTAFSDADWGSDLDDRKSVGGYCVYLGNNLISWSSKKQHIVSRSTTKSEYKALALTTSEVLWITYLFKELKVSLLQSLVLYCDNKSVEALASNPKYHSKTKHIELDLHFIREHVSRKELQINHVPSCDQVSDILTKPLAFDQFHYLGSKLNVLPDLELERGC encoded by the exons ATGACTACCAGATCAAAAGCTGTTGTGTTTAAGCCCAAGACATACTTAACAGTAGCTCAAGAACTTGAACCTTCATATGTTAAAGCAGCTTTAACAGACCCCAAATGGCAACATGCTATGCAAGAGGAATTTGATGCATTGCAAAAGAATAAAACCTGGGTTCTTATTCCTCCAGAAACAGCTGAAAAGATTGGtggaaacaaatgggtatTCAGAATTAAATATAATCCTGATGGCAGCATATCAAAGTACAAAGCGAGATTGGTTGCAAAGGGGTTTCATCAGACACAAG GGGAAATCATTGTAGTACTAATCTATGTAGATGATATCTTGATCACTGGCTCAAATTCTCACTTGGTAGAGAAGGTTATACATCAGTTGGGTGCAGAGTTTGCCTTGAAAGATCTTGGGGAATTCAATTACTTTCTTGGCCTTGAGGTAACTTCAACTGTTGATGGATTGCACCTATCACAAACTAAGTACATTGGTGATCTGCTCAAGAAAGCCCAAATGGTGAATTGCAAGGGCTGTCCAACGCCAATGAGCTCAACAGAAAAGTTAGTCAAAGACAAGGGTGCAGTTTTTGAAAATCCCTCTTTATATAGAAGTATGGTTGGCTCATTACAATATGTTACACTAACAAGGCCTGAAATTGCCTTTATAGTGAATAAACTCAACCAATATCTTTCTAATCCATCAGTATTTCATTGGCAAGTTTGCAAAAGGGTGCTACGGTATCTACAATATACAACATATTATGGTTTACAATTTTACTCATCTGGATCACTTAAGCTTACAGCTTTCTCAGATGCTGATTGGGGATCAGATCTGGATGATAGGAAGTCAGTAGGGGGATATTGTGTTTACTTAGGCAACAACTTGATATCATGGTCTTCTAAGAAACAACATATAGTATCTAGAAGCACAACTAAATCAGAATACAAAGCTTTGGCTTTAACAACATCTGAGGTATTGTGGATCACTTatctttttaaagaattgaaagTGTCTTTGCTGCAGTCTCTAGTTCTTTATTGTGATAACAAAAGTGTAGAAGCCCTTGCTAGCAATCCTAAGTATCACTCTAAAACTAAACACATTGAGCTTGATCTACATTTTATTCGAGAGCATGTATCTAGAAAGGAGCTACAGATTAATCATGTTCCAAGTTGTGATCAGGTATCAGATATTCTTACTAAACCATtagcatttgatcaatttcaTTATCTAGGATCCAAGCTCAATGTTCTTCCAGACCTTGAGCTTGAGAGGGGCTGTTAA